The sequence TCCACAAGAAAGGCATCCTCCCAGACATGCATCCCATTTTGTTCCGTACATTCAAAAGCAACTCCCGGACCGTTCATCTCAGAAAGGCCGTAGGAGTTGTAGGCCTTGAGGTGCAGCATGCTTTCAATGCGCTGACGGATTTCCTCGGTGTGCGGCTCTGCACCGATCAGGGCGATACGTAAAGGAAGACTCTCGGGATCTATGCCTTCATGATGCAGAAACTCTGAAAAATACATGGCATACGAAGGGATGATATGGGCTACGGTCACGTTGAAGTCGCGGATGAGCTTGACTTGGCGTTTGGAATTGCCTGCGCCTGCGGGAACAGTGAGGCAACCGAGCCGCTCCGATCCGTAGTGAATGCCGAGGCCGCCGGTAAACAAACCGTACCCGGCCATGTTTTGCAATACGTCGCCTTTGCGGATACCGCAGGAGTACATACTCCGGGCCATGAGTGACGCCCATTCATCCAGATCATGTTGTGTGTAGAACACGGCGGTAGGATTGCCCGTGGTGCCTGACGAGGCGTGCAAACGGACAAACTCCTCAATTGGCTTGCAGAGCATGCCGTAGGGATACTCGTTTCGCAAATCATCTTTGGTGGTGAAGGGGAGCCGTTTAACATCGGCCACGCTTCGAATGCTCTCCGGGGTAACGCCCGCTTCTCCGAGGGTTCTGGAATAATACG is a genomic window of Paucidesulfovibrio gracilis DSM 16080 containing:
- a CDS encoding phenylacetate--CoA ligase family protein translates to MYFNPVETLPRKELETLQTERLKKTISMALQSPYYSRTLGEAGVTPESIRSVADVKRLPFTTKDDLRNEYPYGMLCKPIEEFVRLHASSGTTGNPTAVFYTQHDLDEWASLMARSMYSCGIRKGDVLQNMAGYGLFTGGLGIHYGSERLGCLTVPAGAGNSKRQVKLIRDFNVTVAHIIPSYAMYFSEFLHHEGIDPESLPLRIALIGAEPHTEEIRQRIESMLHLKAYNSYGLSEMNGPGVAFECTEQNGMHVWEDAFLVEIINPETGEHVADGEIGEVVMTNLTRQGMPLLRYRTRDLSRFIPGECACGRTHRRLDRIQGRADDMLIIKGVNIYPMQIEQTLMSMPEVGQNYLIELFREGVMDQIRVKVEIREEFFVEDMRKLQGLQKRIATRLRDEILVTPRVELVQSESIPKTQGKAKRVVDLRDD